From Lolium perenne isolate Kyuss_39 chromosome 5, Kyuss_2.0, whole genome shotgun sequence, a single genomic window includes:
- the LOC139831368 gene encoding uncharacterized protein yields MEAYIGIRPTRETFARFFNLRINSVQGKEIPKPKPPVQCGSCIVGSRQGSTFLKLSGLESCRTWQGTFFYVKNTGRADRINLPPYQAGPPSRTNWSYNPRTEHAETNRVVRFLASLKKETNICSDDIIRTFISRRVLPLKRRAHRMSEMYGPGDPTKITGRALSKKDVVLKAKQICQTAMPFAWEWGLLPLSFSNRPTQEARDRFPSIQAEPRGPLRKRAFDSFDPDPYIFWKDLKMGKTPAARLGRDPPEPTGNPEELVVLEVFSFPASYTLPLSLSCELLLSHIQLTDPRARAAPARRGRH; encoded by the exons atggaggcttacatcggcattcgtcccactcgtgagacgtttgcccgtttcttcaacctgcggatcaactccgtccagggcaaggagatccccaagcccaagccgcccgtgcagtgcggctcctgcatcgtcggctcccgccaagggagcacttttcttaagctttccggcctcgagtcttgccgcacctggcaaggaactttcttttacgtgaagaacaccggccgcgctgatcgcatcaatcttcctccatatcaagcggggccccccagtagaaccaactggagctacaacccaaggacggaacacgccgaaacaaaccgggtagtgcgtttcttggcctctctgaagaaggagaccaacatctgttctgacgatatcatccggactttcatatcgcgccgggtgcttcctctgaagcgccgcgcacataggatgagcgagatgtatggcccaggcgatcctaccaagatcacaggccgcgctctcagcaagaaagacgttgttctcaaggccaagcagatttgtcaaactgctatgccttttgcgtgggaatggggcctccttcccctcagtttctctaaccgtccgacccaagaa gccagggaccgcttcccctctatccaggcagagccgcgaggacctctccggaagcgtgcctttgactccttcgacccggatccctacatcttttggaaggatctgaagatggggaagactccggctgctcgccttggccgggacccgccggagcccaccggaaatccggaggagctggttgtgctcgaggtattttcttttccggcttcttatactttgccattatcgctttcttgcgaattgcttcttagccatatccaactcacagatccacgagcgcgtgccgcccctgcgcgccgaggccggcactga